In Bradyrhizobium sp. CCBAU 051011, the following are encoded in one genomic region:
- a CDS encoding LuxR family transcriptional regulator: MDLFSFIECAKQTRSIKALFDLLVSCASEEGFSEVAYGALTFAEPPRLLGYLPPTGTVNFPPDWCRRYYERNYRVIDPVVRRTPTLPGPFVWDELAKLEPGERRVLDEAKEAGLKHGMSVPLFGALGRISVVSFASPFDEADPQYRMSHLKTLAWHFHLAFAEIAPPSDSGCNGKLTLSEREKDCLRWVAEGKSSWEIGKILQVSDNTVNFHVKNVMRKLGTTNRTQAIVKAIRLNLIEF, translated from the coding sequence ATGGACTTATTCAGTTTCATCGAATGCGCGAAGCAAACGCGCTCTATAAAAGCGCTGTTCGATCTTCTTGTGAGCTGTGCGAGCGAGGAGGGCTTCAGTGAAGTCGCTTACGGAGCGCTTACTTTCGCGGAGCCGCCTCGTCTACTGGGGTACCTACCGCCTACGGGGACGGTGAACTTCCCGCCAGACTGGTGCCGCCGTTATTATGAACGCAATTACCGTGTCATCGACCCGGTGGTCAGGCGGACACCAACGCTTCCGGGGCCGTTTGTTTGGGACGAACTCGCCAAACTGGAACCCGGCGAGAGGCGCGTACTAGACGAGGCCAAAGAGGCAGGTCTGAAGCATGGCATGAGTGTGCCATTGTTTGGGGCATTGGGCCGAATATCGGTGGTATCGTTTGCATCCCCATTCGACGAGGCCGATCCTCAGTATCGTATGAGTCACCTCAAAACACTGGCCTGGCACTTTCATCTTGCGTTTGCGGAGATCGCGCCGCCCTCCGATAGCGGCTGTAACGGAAAACTTACCCTGTCTGAGCGCGAAAAAGACTGCCTGCGCTGGGTGGCAGAGGGAAAATCGTCTTGGGAAATTGGGAAGATCCTGCAGGTCAGCGACAATACAGTCAATTTTCATGTTAAGAACGTGATGCGCAAGCTGGGTACGACGAATCGTACCCAGGCCATCGTAAAGGCGATTCGCCTCAACCTCATTGAATTCTAG
- a CDS encoding cytochrome-c peroxidase, producing the protein MLASSQASPEDDWMRAARQIFKPIPTIMPAVKDNPVTHDKVELGKMLFFDPRLSASGIISCNSCHNLATGGVDAGPTSVGHGWQQGPRRAPTVYNAVFNLAQFWDGRAADLKAQAKGPVQARAEMNATPDHVLDTLNSMSNYVVMFKKAFPNEASPVTFDNFAKAIEAFEATLITPAAPFDQYLEGDTAALNDQQKAGLKLFIQTGCSSCHNGINVGGQDYFPFGVIERPGATLLPASDKGRYAVTKATSDEYVFRAAPLRNVALRAPYFHSGQVWSLKQAVGVMGETQLGIELSDKEKNDIVAFLNSLTGQLPKIEYPKLPSRTDATPRPSLGR; encoded by the coding sequence ATGTTGGCCTCATCACAGGCTAGCCCCGAAGATGATTGGATGAGAGCTGCTAGGCAGATTTTCAAACCGATCCCCACGATCATGCCTGCTGTGAAGGACAATCCGGTCACTCACGACAAGGTCGAACTGGGCAAGATGCTGTTCTTCGATCCGCGGCTGTCAGCCAGCGGGATCATCAGCTGCAATAGCTGCCATAATCTTGCTACCGGCGGAGTCGATGCCGGTCCGACCTCGGTCGGGCACGGCTGGCAGCAGGGTCCACGTCGGGCGCCAACTGTTTATAACGCGGTATTCAATCTTGCGCAGTTCTGGGATGGACGTGCCGCAGACCTCAAGGCGCAAGCTAAGGGACCCGTGCAGGCGCGTGCCGAAATGAACGCGACCCCAGATCATGTGCTCGATACGTTGAATTCGATGAGTAACTATGTGGTCATGTTCAAGAAAGCGTTCCCGAACGAGGCGTCGCCGGTCACCTTTGATAACTTCGCGAAGGCGATCGAGGCCTTTGAAGCGACCCTGATTACACCCGCTGCTCCATTCGATCAGTACCTTGAAGGCGATACGGCTGCTCTCAATGATCAGCAGAAGGCGGGATTGAAGCTCTTCATTCAAACGGGGTGCTCCTCTTGTCACAACGGAATCAACGTCGGTGGACAGGATTACTTCCCGTTCGGCGTGATCGAAAGGCCGGGCGCAACCCTGCTTCCGGCGTCCGACAAGGGCCGATACGCGGTCACCAAGGCGACCAGCGACGAGTACGTTTTCCGCGCCGCGCCGTTGCGCAATGTCGCGTTGAGGGCCCCATACTTCCATTCAGGCCAAGTTTGGAGCCTTAAGCAAGCGGTTGGCGTGATGGGTGAAACCCAGCTTGGCATCGAGCTCAGCGATAAGGAAAAGAACGATATTGTTGCGTTTCTGAATTCGCTGACTGGTCAGCTGCCTAAGATTGAGTATCCGAAATTGCCTTCGCGTACCGACGCGACGCCGCGGCCCTCTTTAGGCAGATAG